Proteins encoded by one window of uncultured Draconibacterium sp.:
- a CDS encoding efflux transporter outer membrane subunit: MMRKAPYNNGIFITVCVILFFVVSCKIGEKYTRPELNLPEQLVEDRIDSLSFADINWWELYTDSVLQGIIQTALENNKDILIATSRLKQYWAAKQIATVQLFPQADAVVHGEREMQHYDGEEREVSPEYALIANVGWELDLWGNIRWGREASMADYLATVEAKRAVELSLIAEVAELYFNLIALDDELSIVKKTIDSRKEGLRIANLRFKGGLTSETSVQQAQVELANTVPLKPDLERSIRAIENQLALLMGAYNNKIERGIGLADQNPPENLPIGLSSFLLNRRPDIREAEQQLIAANAMVGVAVTNRFPRISLTAEIGTENDDLESLLSSPFWFVAGDILTPIFAAGKLKNQQKRAEAIYEEEIYAYQKTVLNAFHETNAAIITIEKAKEITIAHRNRVRAASEYKRLAEIQYLNGAIGYLDLLDSQRSLLDAEISLNNAKRDELIALVQLYKSLGGGWQAK, encoded by the coding sequence ATGATGAGAAAAGCTCCATATAACAACGGAATATTCATTACAGTTTGTGTGATTCTTTTTTTTGTGGTTTCATGTAAAATTGGTGAGAAATATACAAGGCCAGAACTAAATCTACCAGAACAACTTGTTGAAGACCGAATTGATTCGCTGAGTTTTGCAGATATAAACTGGTGGGAATTATATACTGATTCTGTACTACAAGGTATAATCCAAACTGCTCTGGAAAATAATAAAGATATTCTTATTGCCACTTCGCGATTAAAACAATACTGGGCTGCAAAGCAAATAGCCACCGTTCAATTATTTCCACAAGCTGATGCTGTTGTGCATGGTGAGAGGGAAATGCAACATTATGATGGTGAAGAAAGAGAGGTTTCACCTGAGTATGCTTTAATTGCGAATGTGGGCTGGGAACTGGATTTGTGGGGAAATATAAGGTGGGGAAGGGAAGCTTCGATGGCAGACTATCTGGCAACAGTTGAAGCAAAAAGAGCCGTAGAGTTAAGTCTTATTGCAGAGGTGGCTGAGCTATATTTTAACTTAATAGCCTTAGATGATGAGCTTAGCATTGTAAAAAAGACTATAGATTCGCGAAAAGAAGGACTCCGAATAGCAAACCTGCGATTTAAGGGAGGACTAACTTCTGAAACATCGGTACAGCAGGCTCAAGTAGAACTGGCAAATACTGTACCTCTTAAACCAGATCTGGAACGGAGCATCCGGGCGATAGAAAACCAATTGGCCTTGTTGATGGGAGCATATAATAACAAAATTGAACGGGGAATAGGCCTGGCTGATCAAAATCCGCCGGAAAATTTGCCGATTGGATTATCTTCATTCTTATTAAACCGTCGACCTGATATTCGCGAAGCTGAACAACAGTTGATTGCCGCAAATGCAATGGTAGGCGTGGCAGTTACCAATCGTTTTCCCCGAATTTCGTTAACCGCAGAAATTGGAACGGAAAATGATGACCTGGAAAGTCTTTTATCATCGCCTTTTTGGTTTGTTGCAGGTGATATTCTAACTCCAATATTTGCAGCAGGTAAGCTTAAAAATCAACAAAAAAGAGCTGAGGCTATCTACGAAGAGGAAATTTATGCTTATCAGAAAACTGTACTAAATGCTTTTCACGAGACTAATGCCGCGATTATTACGATTGAGAAAGCTAAGGAAATTACAATTGCTCACAGGAACCGGGTACGTGCTGCCAGCGAATATAAACGTTTGGCTGAAATTCAATATTTAAATGGTGCGATTGGTTATCTTGATTTATTGGATTCACAAAGGAGTTTATTAGATGCGGAAATAAGTTTGAATAACGCAAAAAGAGATGAGTTGATCGCTTTAGTTCAATTGTATAAATCCCTAGGAGGAGGATGGCAGGCGAAATAA
- a CDS encoding PaaI family thioesterase: MDFTQLSFNTPVELINQAIKDTLVGSLGIEITKIAEGRVEGMLDLSAKNSRPGGILHGGANLAMGETLAGLGSMLLVDMNAYEVLGIMVNGNHTGVLKKGRALAVAKIVHRGKQTHVWNVDICNEEGRLISSVRVTNMITEKNDR; encoded by the coding sequence ATGGATTTTACACAATTATCATTTAATACGCCGGTTGAGTTAATCAATCAGGCCATAAAAGACACGCTTGTTGGGAGCCTCGGAATTGAGATCACAAAAATTGCAGAAGGAAGAGTTGAGGGGATGTTGGATCTTTCGGCAAAAAATTCGCGACCTGGCGGCATTTTACACGGCGGGGCCAATCTTGCAATGGGCGAGACACTGGCCGGTTTGGGCAGCATGCTATTGGTTGATATGAACGCTTATGAAGTGCTTGGAATAATGGTAAACGGCAATCACACAGGCGTGTTAAAAAAAGGCAGGGCTTTAGCGGTTGCAAAAATCGTTCACCGCGGCAAACAAACGCATGTGTGGAATGTTGATATTTGCAATGAAGAAGGGAGATTGATTTCATCTGTACGTGTTACCAATATGATTACTGAAAAGAATGACCGATAA
- a CDS encoding cation-transporting P-type ATPase has product MKNLDYNWHSTDIAEVLSIMESDPTKGLDKNHVDKRREEYGSNILTPKAGESWYMLLLKQFHQPLVYILLIATAVVGLMGEWVEMFAILGVVLVNAVIGFVQESKAQKAIESLSSVSGGQATVIRNGIRQLINAEELVPGDIVVLQSGDRVPADIRLLNVKDLQIDESALTGESLPVSKEVALLTRDTVLGDRKNMAYSSSLVTYGTATGVVVETGDRTEIGKINDLISSADVLETPLTKKISRFSHVLLWAILGLAGITVVAGLIRGQALSEVFMEAVALAVGAIPEGLPAVVTITLAIGVSRMAQRRAIIRKLPAVETLGSTTVICSDKTGTLTQNQMTVQKILVGDSIINVLGSGYGPGGRFSVNGNEVNDENIPLLKEILIGGLLNNDSKIIEKQGEWTVEGDPTEGALITSAGKLGLVQDELHKSFPRLDIIPFESEYQYMATLNEKDGTKVAYIKGSVEKLLEMSDRALNENGEEVLLDKEKVHKIAELFAAKGLRVLAFARKEFGDDKDGIEHADIKDRVMFIGLQAMIDPPRLEAIEAVRTSQNAGVVVKMITGDHLITAVAIAEKLGIVEKNGTDAINKGINGAALEKMSEDEMKKATLKYNVFARVSPAQKLELVKYLQAQGHTVAMTGDGVNDAPALRQADIGIAMGISGTDVTKETADMVLTDDNFASIEAAVEEGRGVFDNLIKFITWTLPTNLTEGGVILIASIMGIALPLMPLQLLWINMTTAVFLGATLAFEKKEPGIMDRPPLPSGMALLSKSGIKRIVIMSGLLIGAVFMVYNVILNSGHSVEVARTGAVNMIVIGEIFYLFALRSLRYSAFKLGFFSNRYLIGGVLIMIALQLGMTYLAPMNLVFATSPLGLNHWILILGIGFTLYGFIEFYKSIFRKNGQSDS; this is encoded by the coding sequence ATGAAAAATTTAGATTACAACTGGCACAGCACTGATATAGCTGAGGTATTGAGTATCATGGAAAGCGATCCGACAAAAGGATTGGACAAAAACCATGTTGATAAGCGAAGAGAAGAATACGGTTCGAACATCTTAACCCCAAAAGCTGGCGAATCGTGGTATATGTTACTATTGAAGCAGTTTCATCAACCATTGGTTTACATTCTGCTTATTGCAACTGCTGTAGTTGGTTTAATGGGCGAGTGGGTGGAAATGTTTGCCATTTTAGGAGTAGTGCTTGTAAATGCCGTTATTGGTTTTGTACAGGAATCGAAGGCTCAAAAGGCTATTGAGTCTCTGTCGTCGGTTTCGGGTGGTCAGGCAACTGTTATCCGAAATGGTATCCGTCAGTTAATTAATGCAGAAGAGCTGGTTCCCGGCGATATTGTTGTTTTACAAAGCGGCGATCGTGTACCTGCTGATATTCGTTTATTGAATGTAAAAGATCTGCAAATTGATGAATCAGCACTTACAGGAGAATCATTACCGGTAAGCAAAGAGGTAGCTCTGTTAACACGCGATACTGTACTGGGCGACCGAAAAAATATGGCGTACTCGTCGAGTTTAGTTACGTATGGAACAGCAACCGGAGTAGTAGTTGAAACCGGAGACCGCACAGAAATAGGAAAAATTAATGACCTCATTTCGTCGGCCGATGTATTGGAAACGCCACTTACCAAAAAGATAAGCCGCTTTAGTCATGTGCTGTTATGGGCCATTTTGGGCCTTGCAGGAATTACTGTTGTGGCAGGATTAATAAGGGGGCAGGCCTTAAGTGAGGTTTTTATGGAAGCAGTGGCTTTGGCAGTTGGAGCAATTCCTGAAGGATTACCGGCAGTAGTTACCATTACGCTGGCAATAGGAGTTTCGCGAATGGCACAGCGAAGAGCAATTATTCGAAAATTGCCAGCAGTTGAAACACTGGGTAGCACAACCGTGATCTGTTCAGATAAAACAGGCACACTTACACAAAACCAAATGACCGTTCAGAAAATTCTGGTGGGCGATTCTATTATAAATGTACTTGGAAGTGGTTACGGACCAGGAGGAAGGTTTTCGGTGAACGGCAACGAGGTAAACGACGAGAATATTCCGCTGCTAAAAGAAATCCTAATAGGCGGGTTACTGAATAACGATTCTAAGATTATTGAAAAGCAAGGTGAATGGACTGTTGAAGGCGATCCAACAGAAGGAGCACTAATTACGTCAGCGGGGAAGTTGGGATTGGTGCAGGATGAGCTACATAAAAGCTTTCCACGTCTTGATATTATTCCTTTTGAATCGGAGTATCAGTACATGGCAACCCTAAATGAAAAGGATGGAACTAAAGTTGCCTACATAAAAGGTTCGGTTGAAAAATTGCTTGAAATGTCGGACCGGGCATTAAATGAAAATGGCGAAGAGGTTTTGTTGGATAAAGAAAAGGTACACAAAATTGCAGAGCTGTTTGCAGCAAAAGGATTGAGGGTACTGGCTTTTGCCCGCAAAGAATTTGGAGACGATAAAGATGGAATAGAACACGCTGACATTAAAGATCGGGTGATGTTTATTGGCCTGCAGGCTATGATTGATCCTCCTCGTTTAGAGGCTATTGAAGCAGTGCGCACAAGCCAGAATGCAGGTGTTGTGGTAAAAATGATAACCGGCGACCACCTAATTACAGCAGTTGCCATTGCCGAAAAACTGGGAATTGTTGAAAAAAACGGAACCGATGCAATTAACAAAGGAATTAATGGTGCAGCTCTAGAAAAAATGAGCGAGGACGAAATGAAAAAGGCAACATTAAAATACAATGTATTTGCACGGGTGAGCCCGGCACAAAAGCTTGAATTGGTGAAATACCTGCAGGCACAAGGACACACTGTGGCAATGACCGGCGACGGAGTAAATGATGCTCCGGCACTGCGTCAGGCAGATATTGGTATTGCTATGGGAATCAGTGGAACCGATGTAACAAAAGAAACTGCAGATATGGTGCTGACAGATGACAATTTCGCAAGCATTGAAGCAGCAGTGGAAGAGGGAAGAGGTGTATTTGATAACCTGATAAAGTTTATAACATGGACACTCCCGACAAACCTAACAGAAGGAGGAGTGATTCTAATTGCATCAATTATGGGAATTGCACTACCATTAATGCCTTTGCAGTTACTATGGATAAATATGACTACTGCAGTATTTTTGGGAGCAACACTGGCTTTTGAGAAAAAAGAACCTGGAATAATGGATCGGCCGCCTCTCCCCTCGGGCATGGCACTTTTATCAAAATCAGGAATTAAACGGATAGTGATAATGAGCGGCCTTTTAATCGGAGCAGTATTTATGGTTTATAATGTAATATTGAACTCCGGACATAGTGTTGAAGTTGCGCGAACGGGAGCCGTAAATATGATTGTAATTGGAGAGATTTTTTACCTGTTCGCACTGCGTTCATTAAGGTATTCAGCATTCAAATTAGGTTTTTTTAGTAACAGGTACTTGATTGGTGGAGTGCTAATAATGATTGCACTTCAGTTGGGGATGACTTATTTAGCACCAATGAATCTGGTATTTGCTACCAGTCCCTTAGGATTAAATCACTGGATACTGATTTTGGGAATCGGTTTTACACTTTATGGTTTTATTGAATTTTATAAAAGTATATTTCGAAAGAACGGACAATCAGACTCTTGA
- a CDS encoding efflux RND transporter periplasmic adaptor subunit produces the protein MMNLKNSFLFLLITFLLYSCEEKQEQSISTVVIAATTKENVKVYGEYVGNIRAYKYVEIRARVEGYLQNMLFNEGKRVKSNDVLFQIDPSMYRARYEKAVAQLKRDSAALRKAFRDIERIRPLFEQNAASQLDLDNAAAAYDNAEANVAMSNAELLQFKMELDFTTIRSPLDGKISDSYVDMGTLVGPGNKSLLATVVQSDTVFVDFKMTALDYLRSKKRNIQIGELDSTKAWEPTVSITLPDNSVYPLKGVVDFADPIVDPKSGTFGVRAKIANPNEVLLPGQFTKVKFLLDLIEDAIVIPRKALIIEKGGSFVYVMRSDTIAEKRFVQSGIEYENSIVIERGLAEDDLIIIDGQHKIHSGDKIKPVEATVESTEISSTKSTMK, from the coding sequence ATGATGAATCTGAAAAATTCATTCTTATTTCTTCTTATTACATTTCTGTTGTATTCGTGTGAGGAAAAACAAGAACAAAGTATTTCTACAGTTGTAATTGCTGCAACAACAAAAGAAAATGTAAAAGTTTACGGCGAGTATGTGGGTAATATTCGGGCATATAAATATGTTGAAATAAGAGCAAGGGTTGAAGGATATTTACAAAATATGTTGTTCAATGAAGGAAAAAGAGTAAAAAGTAACGACGTTCTTTTTCAGATTGACCCCTCTATGTATCGTGCCAGATACGAGAAAGCAGTTGCTCAGTTAAAACGTGACAGTGCAGCTTTACGCAAAGCATTTCGTGATATTGAACGGATACGGCCATTGTTTGAACAAAATGCAGCCAGCCAACTCGATTTGGATAACGCAGCAGCAGCATACGATAATGCAGAAGCCAATGTGGCAATGAGTAATGCAGAATTGTTGCAATTTAAAATGGAGCTTGACTTTACAACTATTCGCTCACCACTTGATGGGAAAATTAGCGATAGTTATGTTGATATGGGAACACTTGTAGGCCCGGGAAATAAATCGTTGTTGGCTACAGTCGTTCAAAGCGATACTGTTTTTGTTGATTTTAAAATGACCGCACTTGATTATTTAAGAAGTAAGAAAAGAAATATTCAAATTGGAGAGTTAGACAGTACAAAGGCATGGGAACCTACCGTAAGTATTACATTGCCAGATAATTCTGTCTATCCTTTAAAAGGAGTAGTTGATTTTGCCGATCCCATTGTTGATCCAAAATCGGGAACTTTTGGTGTACGAGCCAAAATTGCCAATCCCAACGAGGTTCTACTGCCCGGACAGTTCACTAAAGTTAAATTTTTACTCGACCTGATTGAAGATGCTATAGTTATTCCACGCAAAGCATTAATAATTGAAAAAGGAGGAAGCTTTGTTTATGTGATGCGTAGCGATACAATTGCTGAAAAGCGGTTTGTTCAATCCGGAATTGAGTATGAAAATTCAATCGTCATAGAAAGGGGTCTGGCAGAAGACGATCTGATCATTATTGACGGTCAACACAAGATACATTCGGGAGATAAAATAAAACCTGTTGAAGCCACCGTTGAGTCAACAGAAATATCAAGCACTAAAAGCACAATGAAATGA
- a CDS encoding multidrug efflux RND transporter permease subunit has protein sequence MKTGFFIERPVFSSVISILLIIGGFIGLMLLPIDQYPKISPPVVKISGSYPGASAVTVSQAVSTPIEQELNGTPGMLYMESNSSNSGGVNINVTFDVGVDPDLAAVEIQNRVKLAESRLPAEVVQNGLSVEKQSASQLLTICLVANNDKYDEIYLSNFATINVLDVLRRIPGVGRVSNRGSRYYGMRIWVMPDKLASFGLTVQDLQNAIKDQNRESAAGELGLQPMNNIDVTLPISTQGRLETAEEFEKIVIRAQNDGTIVRMRDVARVSLESSSYSQESGINGGNAAMLAIYLLPGANAVEVADNVKATMAEISQNFPEGLEYIIPFDMTSYIKASIKEVYITLLQALLLVVLVVYLSLQNWRSTMIPLIAVPISLVGTFGFMLAMGFSLNMLTLLGLILSIGIVVDDAIVVVENVEHLMNTKKVSARQATHEAMKNLSGALIATSMVLAAVFVPVSFLSGITGELYRQFSVTIVVSVLISTLVALTLSPAMCAIILKPGQKSNLVFRKINQMLKTGNKTYVGLLSRAIGNPKRMIAGFGMILIFIFLLGRYIPTSFIPEEDQGFFTVEIELNEGATLERTRLITNKVVEYFTTQPAVDYVQHIAGTSPRIGTHQARAELTVTLKPWDERDKNMGVQAVIDEAQTVLKQIPEAKFFFNKPPVIPGLGTSGGFELQLQAKSGATWEELAAATDSLLIIASDHPALTNVSSSLQAEIPQLYFDVDRDKVKILGVPLSDVFSSMKAFLGSVYVNDFNMFNRIYKVYIQAEEDFRFNKNLLGLFFVKGNDGSMVPLTALGKTDYTTGPGSIKRFNMFSSAVIRGTPSSGYSSGDAMLALEEIITTRLPDNIGYDWSGLSFQEKKAGGQTGYIMALVFLFVFLFLAAQYESWLVPAAVLLSLPVAAFGAFAGIWVVGLDNNIYFQIGLVTLIGLAAKNAILIVEFAKVEVDKGIPVVNAAIHAAQLRFRPIVMTSLAFVLGMLPLVLASGPGAAGRRSIGTGVFFGMLMAITVGIILVPFFFAMIYRMKEKRKEKTKEKHSE, from the coding sequence ATGAAAACAGGATTTTTTATTGAACGTCCGGTCTTTTCATCTGTAATCTCAATTTTGCTGATAATTGGTGGATTTATAGGTTTAATGTTACTTCCTATCGACCAATACCCAAAAATTTCACCACCGGTAGTGAAAATTAGTGGATCTTACCCGGGGGCAAGTGCAGTAACTGTTTCGCAAGCAGTATCTACCCCTATTGAACAGGAACTAAACGGAACTCCGGGTATGTTATACATGGAGTCCAATAGTTCCAATTCTGGCGGTGTAAATATTAACGTGACTTTTGATGTCGGTGTGGATCCTGATTTGGCAGCTGTTGAAATTCAAAACCGGGTAAAGCTCGCCGAATCCCGGCTGCCAGCCGAAGTCGTACAAAATGGCCTTTCCGTTGAAAAACAGTCGGCAAGTCAGTTGCTTACCATTTGTCTTGTTGCTAATAATGATAAATACGACGAGATCTATCTCAGTAATTTTGCCACTATAAATGTGCTAGATGTTTTACGGCGCATTCCTGGAGTTGGACGGGTTTCGAACCGTGGAAGCCGATATTATGGCATGCGTATTTGGGTAATGCCCGATAAACTGGCCAGTTTTGGATTAACAGTTCAGGATTTACAAAATGCCATAAAAGATCAGAACCGGGAATCGGCTGCAGGAGAACTAGGGTTACAGCCTATGAATAATATTGATGTAACTCTACCTATTTCAACACAAGGACGGCTGGAAACTGCAGAGGAGTTTGAAAAAATTGTGATTCGAGCGCAAAATGATGGCACTATAGTTAGAATGAGAGATGTAGCTAGAGTATCGTTAGAGTCTTCGAGTTATTCACAGGAAAGTGGAATTAATGGAGGTAATGCTGCCATGCTGGCCATTTACCTTTTGCCTGGTGCAAACGCTGTTGAAGTAGCAGACAATGTAAAAGCCACAATGGCCGAAATAAGCCAGAATTTCCCTGAGGGCCTTGAGTATATCATTCCTTTTGATATGACAAGCTATATCAAAGCATCGATAAAAGAAGTTTATATAACCTTACTTCAGGCATTGTTACTGGTTGTCTTGGTTGTCTATCTTTCATTACAAAACTGGCGATCGACTATGATCCCTTTGATCGCAGTACCAATTTCACTTGTCGGAACTTTCGGTTTTATGTTGGCCATGGGATTTTCATTAAACATGCTCACTTTGTTAGGATTAATTCTTTCCATAGGTATAGTTGTTGATGATGCAATTGTCGTTGTTGAGAATGTAGAGCACCTTATGAACACCAAAAAAGTTAGTGCCCGACAGGCCACACACGAAGCCATGAAAAATTTGTCAGGAGCATTAATCGCTACATCGATGGTTTTAGCAGCAGTATTTGTTCCGGTTAGTTTTTTGTCAGGAATAACAGGTGAGTTGTACCGACAGTTCTCAGTAACCATAGTCGTTTCTGTGTTAATATCAACTCTGGTAGCCTTGACCCTAAGTCCTGCCATGTGTGCAATTATTCTAAAACCAGGGCAGAAAAGCAATTTGGTTTTTCGGAAAATAAACCAAATGCTAAAAACGGGAAATAAAACATATGTGGGATTATTGTCTAGAGCAATAGGAAATCCAAAACGAATGATAGCCGGTTTTGGAATGATTCTGATTTTTATTTTTCTTCTTGGACGTTATATTCCAACATCTTTTATTCCTGAAGAGGACCAAGGATTTTTTACGGTTGAAATTGAATTAAATGAAGGTGCAACACTTGAGCGTACACGACTGATCACCAACAAAGTGGTTGAGTACTTTACTACACAACCGGCAGTAGATTATGTGCAACACATTGCCGGTACAAGTCCCCGAATAGGAACACATCAAGCCAGAGCAGAACTTACAGTAACATTAAAACCATGGGATGAACGGGATAAGAATATGGGAGTGCAGGCCGTAATTGACGAAGCACAAACAGTTTTAAAACAGATTCCTGAAGCAAAGTTTTTCTTTAATAAACCGCCAGTTATTCCTGGACTAGGAACATCCGGAGGATTTGAGTTACAGTTACAGGCAAAATCCGGAGCTACCTGGGAAGAACTGGCAGCAGCCACCGATAGTTTGTTGATTATAGCTTCTGATCATCCTGCTTTAACGAATGTTTCTTCCAGTTTACAAGCCGAAATTCCACAGTTATATTTCGATGTAGATCGTGATAAAGTGAAGATACTGGGAGTTCCTTTATCTGATGTTTTTTCCAGTATGAAAGCCTTCTTAGGATCGGTTTATGTGAATGACTTTAATATGTTTAACCGAATCTACAAGGTGTATATTCAAGCTGAAGAGGATTTTAGATTTAATAAAAATTTATTGGGCTTGTTTTTTGTGAAAGGAAACGATGGTTCAATGGTGCCTTTAACGGCACTTGGTAAAACTGATTATACCACCGGGCCGGGAAGTATAAAACGTTTTAATATGTTTTCATCGGCAGTAATTCGCGGAACTCCGTCAAGCGGTTATAGCTCGGGAGATGCCATGTTGGCATTGGAAGAAATAATCACCACCCGTTTACCCGATAATATAGGGTACGATTGGAGTGGTTTATCGTTTCAGGAAAAAAAAGCAGGTGGACAAACCGGATATATTATGGCCCTGGTTTTCCTTTTTGTATTTCTGTTTCTGGCTGCACAATACGAAAGTTGGCTGGTTCCTGCAGCTGTCCTGTTGTCGTTACCAGTGGCTGCCTTTGGAGCTTTTGCCGGGATTTGGGTTGTTGGATTAGATAATAATATTTATTTTCAGATAGGCTTGGTAACCCTAATTGGTTTGGCAGCGAAAAATGCCATTTTAATTGTAGAGTTTGCAAAAGTTGAAGTTGATAAAGGAATACCAGTTGTAAACGCAGCTATTCATGCAGCGCAATTACGGTTTCGACCAATTGTAATGACATCATTGGCTTTTGTATTAGGAATGTTACCATTGGTTTTAGCTTCCGGTCCGGGAGCGGCAGGTCGTCGATCAATAGGTACTGGAGTATTTTTTGGAATGCTTATGGCAATTACCGTTGGAATTATTCTGGTCCCTTTCTTTTTTGCCATGATTTATAGAATGAAAGAAAAACGGAAAGAGAAAACAAAAGAAAAACATTCAGAGTAA
- a CDS encoding chorismate-binding protein — MTDNERLIHLIDELVNNNCSFALWSVPGDKTLELLISCQEALIYPNEVSRLNGQEGFVFAPYHISEETPLILLKPDIYKTGIEEILKLNMDEVKVCQKEQTNTPSHYVIEKEEYLSDIEQTVNTIKNTKLAKAIVSRIIPIKRKNESLGKLYTQLFEQTPNAFVYMVNLPKAGLWMGATPEILLKSEGKTMETVSLAGTQPRVSGTEYGWSTKDIEEQAFVSRYLVDLLYRFNIDRYTTRGPETLESGKVAHLFTSFVFAKKKLDDCLGDFIAELHPTPAVCGFPKSKADKFIRTIEKHDRRYYSGFLGPWQLKDSVRLFVNLRCMEIIPEKYMLYAGGGITSRSVPEEEWEETNNKAKTLLSAIEAIRQNDLN; from the coding sequence ATGACCGATAACGAAAGATTAATACATCTGATCGACGAACTCGTTAACAACAACTGCTCTTTTGCCCTATGGTCGGTGCCCGGCGACAAAACGCTTGAGCTTCTTATTTCATGTCAGGAAGCCTTGATTTATCCCAACGAGGTAAGCCGCTTAAACGGGCAAGAAGGATTTGTTTTTGCGCCTTATCACATCAGCGAGGAAACACCGCTGATTCTGTTAAAACCGGATATATACAAAACAGGTATTGAGGAAATCCTTAAACTGAATATGGATGAGGTAAAAGTTTGCCAGAAGGAACAAACGAACACCCCATCTCATTATGTAATTGAAAAGGAAGAATACCTTTCGGACATTGAACAAACAGTAAATACAATAAAAAATACGAAGCTGGCAAAGGCCATTGTTTCGCGTATTATTCCGATTAAACGAAAAAATGAGTCGTTGGGAAAACTGTACACCCAGCTATTTGAGCAAACGCCGAACGCTTTTGTGTATATGGTAAACCTGCCAAAAGCCGGTTTGTGGATGGGTGCCACTCCTGAGATTCTTTTAAAATCGGAAGGCAAAACAATGGAAACAGTTTCGCTGGCAGGAACACAACCCCGAGTTTCAGGAACAGAATACGGATGGAGCACCAAAGACATTGAAGAGCAAGCTTTTGTTTCGCGTTACCTGGTAGATCTGTTGTATCGATTTAATATTGACAGGTACACCACCCGAGGTCCGGAAACGCTGGAAAGTGGAAAAGTGGCACACCTGTTTACGAGTTTTGTGTTTGCCAAAAAGAAACTCGACGACTGTCTTGGTGATTTTATTGCCGAGTTGCATCCAACACCGGCAGTTTGTGGTTTCCCAAAATCGAAAGCCGATAAATTTATACGCACCATCGAGAAACACGACAGGCGATACTACAGTGGATTTCTCGGCCCATGGCAACTAAAAGATTCAGTAAGATTATTTGTAAATTTGCGCTGCATGGAAATAATTCCGGAAAAATACATGCTTTATGCAGGTGGCGGAATTACTTCGCGGTCGGTTCCCGAAGAAGAATGGGAAGAGACCAACAACAAGGCAAAAACATTGTTATCGGCAATAGAAGCTATACGACAGAATGATCTCAACTAA